From the genome of Sediminibacter sp. Hel_I_10:
TTAGCATCTATGCCAAAGGTATTGTAAGGTTTTAGAGAAACGTCTTTTCTTATATCCATTAGTCTTTATAAACCTTCAAGGCCTCTTTTAAAATCCCTACCGCTTTTATTAAGCTTTCTTTTTTAAGAACATAGGCGATTCTAATTTGATTGTTGCCAACTCCCTTTGTAGAGTAAAAACCACCAGCTGGAGCTACCATGACTGTTTCATCATTAATATCAAATGATTCTAGGAGCCATTGCGCAAAAGCATCGGCATTTTTTATAGGAAGCTCTGCAATACAGTAAAAAGCACCTTTGGGCTTAGCTACTTTAACGCCTTCAATTTTTTCAAGTTCTTGTATAAGTAGATTACGTCGTTCGGTATATTCTGCAATCACATCATCAAAGTAAGATTGAGGTGTATCAAGAGCTGCTTCGCTAGCAATCTGTGCAAGCGTAGGAGGGCTCAATCTTGCTTGGGCAAATTTCATGGCTGTTTTAATCACCTCTTTATTTCTTGACACCATATATCCAATTCTTGCACCACACATACTGTAACGCTTAGATACAGAATCAATCATGATAGCATGATTCTTTAAACTCTCTTCTTGCATTATGGAGTAAAAGGCATTTCCATCGTAGACAAATTCTCTATACACTTCATCAGCAATCAAGAAAAGATCATGTTTGATTACGATTTTGGCCAGTTTTTGAATTTCTTCTTTTGAATATAAATAACCTGTAGGATTCCCTGGGTTACAAATAAGAATTGCTTTTGTTTTTGGCGTGATCAGTTTTTCGAACTCTTCTATTGCCGGTAAAGCAAAATTATCTTCAATCTTAGAAATTACAGGAACAACGTTTATGTTAGAAGCCGTTGAAAACCCATTGTAATTTGCGTAAAAAGGTTCAGGAATTATGATTTCATCGTCAGTGTCCATGATGCTTCCAAACGTAAAAAGCAAGGCCTCGCTTCCTCCAGTAGTTACAATAATGTCATCATGATCAACATGGATGTCATTTTTCGCATAATAGGCTGCTATTTTTTTTCTATATCCCTCAGATCCTTCAGATCGTGTATAGGCTAAGATGTCTAGGGAGTGCACACGTATGGCATCTAATGCCAATTCTGGAGTTTTAATATCTGGTTGACCAATATTTAAATGGTAAACGGTTTTACCATTTTTATATGCCTGCTCGGCAAAGGGCACTAATTTACGAATTGGTGATTCGGGCATTAATTGCCCTTTTTGAGAAATTTTTGGCATAACGTCATTTTAGACTGTAAAGTTCAGAAATTTATATCAAACGCCTAAATAATAACGTATATTTTAAGATCAATTTCGTATCTTGTTAGAGACGCTTTTGAAACTCACTACAACATACTGTATTTCCTTTTTCTTGCTCATTTTTGGGATGACACATTGTTTCTCTCAAAAGGACTTTAATCTTCCAAGAAAAGATTCCGATAAGATAAGGTTTGAGCTTATCAATAACTTGATTGTTTTGCCAGTCTCACTCAATGGCGTAGAGTTATCTTTTATCTTAGATTCTGGTGTGAGTAAACCTATTCTTTTTAACATTACCAATACCGACTCTCTTCAAATAAATGAAGTAGAGACAATGTTCTTACGAGGTCTCGGGGGAGGTGAGTCAGTAAGAGCATTAAAATCTAGGAACAATTTCTTTAAAATTGGAGATGCTGTTAATGTCAACCAAGATATTTTTGTGATTTTTGATCAAGGTATCAATTTTACACCCAGATTGGGAGTCCCTGTTCACGGTATTATTGGTTTTGATCTTTTTAAAAATTTTATTGTAGAGATTAACTACAAATCAAAATTTTTAAAACTGCACAAGCCAGAGTTGTATACGTATCGTAACTGCAGAAGATGTGAAACCTTTAATTTGACCTTTTATAACGATAAGCCTTATATTGATGGTCAAGTTGAAATTGAAGGAAAAACACAATCGGTAAAGTTGCTAATAGATTCTGGCAGTACAGATGCTCTGTGGTTATTTGAAAACGACAGCTTAGGGTTAATGCCTGTTAAAACACTACAGTTTGATGATTTTCTGGGAAGAGGCCTTAGTGGTAATGTCTACGGTAAGCGCTCAAAGGTTGATGCGTTTAGCTTGGGTGGCTTTCGACTAGAGAATGTAAACGCTGCTTTTCCAGATTCGACGTCAATTAGTTTTGCTAGAAAATTTGAGGAACGTAGTGGCAGTCTTTCTGCAGAAATTTTAAAACGATTCCATGTCGTTATGGATTATCCCAATGCTAAAATTACATTAAGGAAAAATGGCAATTTTAAGTCTGAGTTCCGGTATGATCGTAGTGGGATTGTTTTGGAGCAAAGAGGAATGCGCGTTGTGAGAGAGAAGTATGAAAAGCAGACTTTTGACAGTTACGGAAGGAAAAATGATGATAATCTTACGGTGTCAACTTCAGAATCATATCGTTTTAAGTTAGAGCCAGCTTATAAAATTGTTGAGTTACGATCAGGATCACCTGCAGAACGAGCGGGTTTAATTGTCAATGATATCGTCTTGGCTATTAATGGAAAGTCTACGCACACCATGTCTTTGCAAGAAGCCATGGAATATTTTCAAAGAGACATTGGAAAGACCATTAATTTGAACATCGAAAGAGAGCAGACGTTCTTGAAAATTCAATTCAAATTAGAAGACCCTTTTAAACAAAAAAAACTCCCATAATAGGGAGTTTTATATAGATGTGCTTTAGAACGACTATTGTTCCATAACACTTTTATCCTTTTTTTCAAGAACGCTGGTTTTGTTTGAATCTACTACCAAACCTTTAATTTTTAAAGCAACGGTTGGAGTTTCAGCATTTGATGTTACCGTAATTGTCTTTCTTATAGGATTAACACGATTTGTGTCATACTTTACAGAAATCTCGCCAGTTTTTCCAGGCATAATCGGATCTTTTGGCTTTTGAGGCACGGTACATCCGCAAGTTGATTTCACATTAGATATAATTAAAGGCGCATTGCCAGTATTTGTAAATTCGAAAACTCGAACGCCATCTGCTCCTTTTTCAATTGTTCCGTAGTCAATGACATCGGTTTTAAATTCAATTTTTGCAACTTTTTCTTGTGCGTAAGTACTTAAACTAAAGAGCGCTACACATAAAATTAGGGCTAATTTTTTCATCATTCTAGATTTAAATTGATTATCAAAATTACTTACTTTTTGCGATTTTCCAAAATTATTTAGATATATGGGTTAACATTAACATCAATAATGATATCTGCGATATAATGTTAGTCTATAATTTCAGTAAAAAAGAATTATAAGTACTTTTGTACAATATAGCAATAACCTTACCAAAGCATGGAAATTCCTTCAAAATATTCAGCATCAACAGTAGAAAACAAATGGTATGACTACTGGATGGAGCATAATTTCTTTCATTCTGAACCAGATGAAAGAGAGCCTTATACCATTGTAATCCCACCGCCAAATGTCACAGGTGTTCTGCATATGGGGCATATGCTCAATAATACCATACAAGATGTGTTAATACGTCGGGCGCGTTTACAAGGAAAAAATGCGTGTTGGGTACCAGGTACAGATCATGCGTCCATTGCTACAGAAGCAAAAGTTGTAGCAAAACTAAGAGCAGAAGGTATCGATAAAAACGATTTGTCTCGAGAAGAATTTTTAAAACATGCTTGGGATTGGACCGAAGAATACGGTGGCGTGATTTTAGAGCAGCTTAAAAAATTGGGCTGTTCTTGTGACTGGGAGCGCACTAAGTTTACGATGGATGATGACATGAGCGAAGCCGTTATCAAAGTATTTATAGATCTATACAATAAAGGACTTATTTATAGAGGTTTCCGTATGGTAAACTGGGACCCTGAGGCTAAGACCACATTATCTGATGAAGAGGTGATCCACGTGGAGCGTACGGATAAATTATACTATGTAAAGTATAAAATTCAGGATGATGATGGTTATGTTACTATAGCAACAACACGGCCAGAAACCATTCTGGGGGATACTGCTATTTGCGTAAATCCCGAAGATGAGCGTTATGCACATCTCAAAGGAAAACATGTTATTGTACCTATTTGTAATAGAGTTGTACCAATTATTCAAGATGATTATGTGGATATTGAGTTTGGTACTGGCTGTTTAAAAATTACACCAGCTCACGATGTTAATGATAAAGAAATCGGAGATCGCCATAATTTGGAGGTTATTGATATTCTAAATGATGATGCCACTTTAAATAGCTTCGGAATGCATCATGAAGGAAAAGATAGAGTTGCAGCCCGCATGGCAATTGCCAAAGAATTAGAGGAGATGTCTATTTTGGTTAAAACTGAAGACATCACCCATAAGGTGGGAACCTCAGAACGTACAAAGGCAGTTATTGAGCCAAGATTGTCTGATCAGTGGTTTCTTAAAATGAAGGAACTCGCAGAACCTGCTATTAAGGCTGTTTTAGAAGATGAAGAGGTGAAATTATTTCCAAAACGATTTAATAACACCTATAGACATTGGATGGAAAATATTCGCGATTGGAACATCTCCAGACAGTTACTCTGGGGGCAACAAATCCCGGCTTATTATTATGGTGATGGTAAAGATGATGTTGTGGTAGCTGAAACTATCGAGGAAGCAGTGACATTGGCCAACCAAAAACAATCAGCGAAAATAGGGAATCAAAATAGGCTTTTGACTGCTGAAGATTTGACCCAAGATAAAGATGCCCTAGATACTTGGTTCTCATCATGGCTTTGGCCAATGAGTGTTTTTGATGGTATAAGACATCCAGACAATGAAGAAATCAACTATTATTACCCTACCAATGATTTAGTGACTGGGCCAGATATTTTATTTTTCTGGGTAGCACGTATGATTGTAGCTGGTTACGAGTACAGAGACGAAAAACCGTTTGAGAATGTCTATTTAACCGGGTTGGTTCGCGACAAGCAACGTCGAAAAATGTCCAAATCACTAGGGAATTCGCCAGACGCCTTAGAATTAATTGAGAATTATGGTGCAGATGGTGTGCGAGTTGGTCTATTATTAAGTTCGGCAGCAGGTAATGACCTGATGTTTGATGAAGATTTATGTAATCAAGGTAAAGGTTTTGCCAATAAAATATGGAATGCTTTCAGACTTGTTCAGGGTTGGGAAGTTGCTGATATTGAGCAACCAGAATCGTCTCAAATTGCTCTAGAATGGTATGAGCATAAGTTTCAAAGCGCCTTAGCCGAAATTGAAGATCATTATAGTAAATACCGACTCTCAGATGTGCTGATGACCGCTTATAAATTGGTTTGGGATGATTTCTGTTCGTGGTTGTTAGAAATGATCAAGCCCGCTTATCAACAACCTATTGATAAAAAATCATTTGAAAGTATCATTGCCATCTTTGAGAACAACTTAAAGATATTGCATCCGTTCATGCCGTTCTTAACTGAAGAAATTTGGCATTTTATCAAAGAGCGTACCCCTGAAAATGCATTGATTGTTTCTCAATATCCAAAACTAACGACTTTTGATGCGGCACTTATTTCAGATTTTGAAACAGTTAAAGCTATTGTTTCAGGAATTAGGACCGTTAGAAAAGAAAAGAATATTGCGTTTAAGGATGCCATTGAATTGATGGTGTTAAACAATGAAAACCTCGATGATAAGTACAATTCGGTAATTTCTAAACTAGGTAACATATCAAATTTGACTGTAGTTTCAGAGCCTGTTGATGGCGCTTTAACCTTCAGGGTAATGTCTAATGAATATTTTATACCCATTTCTGGAGCCATTGATGTTGAGGCTGAAATAGAGAAGCTATCTGAAGAATTAAAATATACCCAAGGATTTTTAAAATCGGTTCAAGGAAAACTCAAAAATGAACGTTTTGTCAATAACGCACCAGATCAAGTGGTAGAAGCAGAGCGTAAAAAGGAAGCCGATGCAAAGGCTAAGATTGAAACATTACAGGCTAGTTTAAATAGTTTAAAATAGATGGAAAAATCAAGTTTGAGAGGTGTTGCTTCTCAAACTTGATCTCTATTTCAAGTAACAAAGCATTCCTATTGATTTAAAAGTTACCACTCATTAATCTTATTGCTATCCAACTTTACAAAAATAAACAGTAAAATGGTAAAGCCCCAGAGTCCTGAGCCGCCATAACTAAAAAAGGGAAGAGGGATACCAACCGTTGGGATTAATCCCATGACCATTCCAGTATTGATCGTAAAATGTATAAATAATATAGAAGCCACGGCGTAGCCATACACTCGGCTAAATTGCGATTTTTGACTTTCAGCAAGAAAAAGGACTCTTATAATCAAGGTCATAAATAATACCACTACCAAGGCGCTACCTAAAAAGCCCCATTCTTCTCCAACGGTACTAAATATATAATCGGTGTGCTGTTCTGGTACAAACTTTCCAGTGGTTCGTGTGCCTTCTAAAAACCCTTTGCCAGAAAATCCACCGGAGCTGATGGCCTTTTCAGATTGAATGAGGTTATAAGCCTCTTCCTTTTTCATTAGCTCTAATTTCAACGGATCTTTCTCTAAACGCAACCATAGGCTAATTCGGTTTTGTTGATGAGGTTTAAGTCCATTTTCGTAAAATAATTTTACACTATAAGCAAAACTGACGGAAACGATGAGGAGCAAAATGCTGTGTAATAATGCTTGTCTTTTTTTTCTTCTATATAAGTAGATGCAAAAGAGTACAATAAAGGCCATTGCGGCGGTCACTAAAATTCCAAATTTTAACGCTACAATAGCTAAAATAATTATAGATATCGCAATGCTCAAATAGATTTGCTGAAGGCCTTCTCTGTAGAATACAAAAAAGAAGGCGGCGTAAACCAATGTTGAGCCAGCATCATTTTGAAGTAAAATCAATGCGGCAGGTAGTATGATAAGACCCACGGCTTTAAGCTGATCTTTCATGGTGGACATATTGGTCTGTAGATCGCTCATATATTTAGCTACAGCCAAGGCCGTAGCAAATTTGGCAAACTCGCTAGGTTGAATGGTCATGCTGCCTATGCCATACCAAGAGCGGGCGCCGTTCACATCTTTTCCAAAGATAAATAGCCCCACTAAAGACAACATGGCTACGATGTAGATAATACTGGCAAAGCGTTCATAAAATTTAGCTTCTACAGATAGAATTAAAACAATCAAAATAACCGTGAGACCTATAAACATGAGGTGTTTGCCATAGAGTTGATTGAGGTCAAAGTAACTCGTAACCTCTCCAACGTGCGAAGCCGACAATATGTTAACATACCCAAAGCCAACGAGCAATAAGAATAAAATAATGGTCAGCCAATCAAATCGAAATCCTCTATCTGTTTCTCTTAGCATAATTAGCTATCTGGGGTATTTGAACCTAAAGGTATGGATGTATTCGGGTCAAGGTTGCTTTTAACATTAGGGACCACCTGTAATTGGGTTTGACCATTAATGTTAAACGGTTGACCAGAGTAAGGTTTGGCGTACTCATTTTCTAGACTGTGGGTTAAAATCCAATCTTCCATATCGGTTCTGGTGATGTAGCCCTTGATGTATTTTTCAATCATTAAACTCGCCATACGCCCGGCAAATCGACTGCCCCAATAACCGTTTTCAACAAAAACGGCAATGGCTATTTTTGGATTATCTTTAGGGGCAAAGGCCACAAAAATAGAATGATCTGTCAATTGTGTTTTTACGCTATCAATTTTAACAAAGTTCTCTGCCGTTCCTGTTTTTCCGCAAATGTCTATTCCTGGAATTTGTAGAAATGTAGCGGTTCCTTTATTGTAAACATCAAACATGCCTTGAACAACAGGTTCAAAATGACGTTTCTCTATAGTGGTATATCTCGGTTTAGTATATTTACTATCAATAGTGTCTCCCTCTATGGATTTTATGATATGTGGCGTATAAAAATAACCTCTATTACCTATGGCCGCCGCCATATTTGCTAGTTGAATAGGTGTTGTTTCAACTTCACCCTGCCCAATGGCATTAGATACAATGTAGGTGGAGCCCCACCGATTATCACCGTAAGCACGGTCATAATAATCACCGTCGGGAATACGACCCTTTCTACCAATCTTTAAATCATAGCCTAAATAATTACCAAGTCCAAAACTCTTGGCATGGTCGCTCCATACGTTCATGCCTTTACCGGCGTCATCATATTTATCAATGATTCTTCGGTAGACGTTTACAAAGTACGCATTACATGATTGGGCAATACCGGCATTCATGTTAACCGGACTTGGGTGATGGTGACAACCTGTAAGGCGTCTGCCATTATAATAATAACCTTGTCTGCAAACAAAACGCTCCTCTGTGTCTACAACACCTTCTTGTAACCCAATAAGAGCATTCATGACTTTAAATGGTGATCCTGGAGGATACTGCGCTAATAAAGTTCTATCATATAACGGTTTGGCAATGGTGTCAAAATGTAATTTGGTGTAGTTTTTAGAACGGCTTCTACCCACTAATAAGTTAGGATCATAACTAGGCCCAGAGACCATGGCTAAAATCTCTCCTGAGCTCGGATCTATAGCAATGATTCCGCCTCTTTTATTAGTCATGAGTAACTCACCATATTCTTGCAACTTGGCATCAATAGTAATGGTAATGTCCTTTCCTGGCTGGGGTAACGTATCATAAATGCCTTCTTTATAAGGGCCAATGTTCTTATTAAAACGGTCTTTTTGAATAAATTTGACGCCTTTAACACCGCGTAAGATGGTCTCATAAGACGTTTCAACACCTTGTTTGCCTATGAGGTCACCTAAGTTATAATAAGGTTGCTCTTGGATGGTACGTTGATTGACCTCCCCTAAATCACCAAGCACGTTGGCGCCAATAGAGGTCTGGTAATCTCTAAGCGAACGCTTTTGGATGTAAAATCCTTCGAATTTTCGCATTTTTTCTTGAAGCGCCGCATAATCTTTTTTAGAAAGTTGAGGTACAAAAGGAGAGGGCAACCATGGAGAGTAGTGGTAAGCTCGTTCATAGATACGTTTAAAATCGGCTTTTGTGATTTTTAATAATCTGCAGAATTCTAAGGTATCTAAAGGTTGTACTTCTTGCGGTATCACCATGACATCGTAAGAGGGCTGATTGGCGACTAACAGCTCTCCGTTTCTGTCATAGACATACCCTCGCTTAGGATAGTCATAAACCTTTCTAATGGCATTATCCTCGTAAAGACTGTTTACTGGCTCTATATAGACCTGAAGGTAGAACAATCTTGCTATAAACACGATGCCTACAGTAAGAACGGTAATTAAGAGTAAAAGTTTTCTCATCGTTGTTTGCTACTAAATAGTATTGAAATCAATACACAAAGTATGATAGTAAAAATACTTGAGAATAACGTTTTTTGGAGAATTAAAATTATATCAGAAACGTTAAATATTTCTAAGAAAAACATCAGGAAATGATGTACGATTATAAGGGCCGAAAAGTAGACTAATCGGTTACTAAGATCAGTATTGCTGAACTTTATATTTTGATATTCGTAAACGGTTCCGAAGGAAAATTTAAGCATGGGCGGCCTAATAAAAGCCATGGCAACACTTGCGGCTGCATGTACACCTCCAGAATCTGAAAACAGATCAACCATAAGACCTAACATAAAGCTTAAGAACACAAAAAGTGTTCTATCGTTTTTAACAGGATAGAGAAGAATAAACAGCACGTAAGGATAGGGATTCACGCTTCCCATAAAGTTAACGTGATTAAATACGATGGCCTGTGCTAAGATCAACACAACAAACCTGAAGATGCTATTGAGATTTAGGCTATTCATCTATCGGGTTTTCAAGTTGTCTAATTTCCGCAGCGTCTATGTTCTTAATCACATACGCATGTGCTAGACTCGTCATGTCGTTAAAAAGACTTACGGTAATTGTGTAGGTGTCTCCTCCAGGATCTAAAACAAAACTATCAATTTTTCCTATGGGAATTCCTTTTGGAAAAATGGCAGATTGTCCGCCTGTAGTAATGGTATCTCCTTGTTTTACAGGTGCAAATTTTGAAACGTCAATCATTTGAACCACTTGTGGCGACTTACCGTTCCAAGTCAGGGAACCAATATGATCGGTTGATTTTAGTTGGGCATTGATCTTGCTTTTGGTATTGAGAACAGACAGTACTCGCGCATAGTTTTTGGAGGTATTGTCAATAATTCCCACAATGCCTTTTGAGGTAATCACCCCAAGATCTTCGGTAACGCTATCGTTTTTGCCAACATTTATAGTCAAATAATTTTTGGTATTACTATAGTTGTTGTTGATGACACGGGCGCTTCTAAACTCATATACGCCACTATAAGAGGTGCTGTCTAAAAAGGCGGTGTTCTCTTCTAGAGAATCGTTATTGTTATAAAGTTGCTGGCGTAACCGACTGTTTTCTTCAACTAAGATGTCATTTTGTTCTCTTAGATTAAAATAGCCTGTAATGTCATCTGCACTTTCATAAACACCGCCAGTTAAAAAGTTAGCGGAGTTAATAAATTTGCTTTTATGATAGGAGTGTGACTGGATTGTCAAACCTAGAGAAATCCCAAACAACAGCAGAAACAGAAGGAATACTTTGTTTCTAATTACAAAATTGATGATTTGTTGCATGTTTTATGCGGGTCTTCTTTCTTGAGTTTATTTAATCAATACACTCTTAAATTTAGGAAGGTTTTTAAGTGTAATACCAGTACCTCTAACTACGGCTCTTAATGGATCTTCGGCAATATAGACCGGGAGATCAGTTTTTTGGGATAAACGCTTATCAAGACCTCTTAGCATAGACCCTCCACCTGCAAGATAAATACCTGTATTATAGATATCGGCAGCAAGTTCTGGGGGCGTCTGGGATAGGGTTTCCATCACAGAGTCCTCAATTCTTAAAATAGATTTATCTAAGGCCTTGGCAATCTCACGGTAGGAGATTTGTACTTGTTTTGGCTTACCTGTTAAAAGGTCACGCCCTTGAACACTCATATCTTCTGGAGGAAGATCTAAATCTTCGGTAGCAGCACCAATTTGAATTTTTATTTTTTCAGCAGTGCGATCTCCTACATACAAATTATGTTGGGTACGCATGTAGTAAATAATATCATTGGTAAAGACGTCTCCAGCAACTTTTACAGACTTGTCGCAGACAATACCTCCTAAGGCAATTACTGCAATTTCAGTAGTACCACCACCTATATCAACAATCATGTTTCCCTTTGGTTGCATAATGTCAATACCAATACCAATTGCCGCAGCCATTGGCTCATGTATCAAGTAAACCTCTTTGCCATTAACACGCTCACAAGATTCTTTTACTGCGCGCATTTCAACCTCTGTAATTCCTGAAGGAATACAAACAACCATTCGTAATGCAGGGGTAAATAATTTCTTTTTTAAAGCAGGAATATTCTTGATAAACATACTGATCATTTGCTCAGAAGCATCAAAGTCTGCAATAACACCATCTTTTAAAGGGCGGATGGTTTTGATGTTTTCGTGGGTTTTACCCTGCATCATGTTTGCCTCCTTCCCGACGGCTATAATTTTACCTGAAATTCTATCTCTTGCAACTATAGATGGACTATCAACGACCACCTTGTCATTATGAATAATAAGTGTATTTGCTGTTCCTAAATCTATGGCTATTTCTTCAGTTAAGAAATCAAAAAATCCCATATGTTATGCGAGTATTGTGAGGTTGTTATTTGGCTAGTTGTAAATGTAGTAAAACTAAATAAATATTTATTGAATTATTATTTAAACTCTAATTTAATAATAGGATTAAAATTTCTAAAACAGAAATATAAAAAACCACATCAATTAGCGCTCAAGACTTAAACGTTTACATCTCGAATTTGGATGTTTTAAATTCAAAATTTTGCGTTAATTCTTGTAAAATAAGAAGCAATTCAATCTCTATTTGTGCTTTTAGTCTTTTAGTGTTTGAAATGACGTGTACCGGTCATCACCATAGACACATTGTTAGCATTACAATAGTCAATACTTAATTGATCTTTGATAGAGCCTCCTGGTTGAATAACAGAAGAAATTCCCGCATTTTTAGCGATTTCAACACAATCAGGAAACGGAAAAAAGGCATCACTCGCCATAACAGCTCCTTTTAAATCAAATTTAAAAGATTCTGCTTTATGGATGGCTTGGTTCAAAGCATCTACTCGGCTGGTTTGCCCTGTGCCACTAGCGCATAATTGTTTATTTTTTGCCAAAACAATCGTGTTTGATTTGGTATGCTTGCAAATTTTAGAGGCAAAAAGCAGGTCTTCTAATTCTCGCTCGCTCGGTTTTCCAGTCGTAGCATAAGTTAAATCCTCTACACGATCTGTTTTATGATCTTTGTCCTGAACGAGGATACCGTTTAGACAAGTTCTTACCGTTGTTTCTGCCAGCGGCGTGTCTTTCAATATTAAAAGAATTCTGTTTTTCTTTCCTTTTAAAACCTCTAAAGCTGCTTCTGAAAATTTAGGGGCAATCACCACCTCGCAAAACAAGCTATGAATTTCAGTAGCGGTAGCTTCATCAATTTCGGTATTCGCAATAAGAATACCCCCAAAGGCAGATACAGGATCACCTGCTAAAGCGTCTACATAAGCTTGGTGTATGGTTGTACGTTGGGCGAAGCCACAGGCGTTATTGTGTTTTAAGATAGCAAAAGTTGGATCTTCGCCTTTAAATTCATTGATGAGGTTAACAGCAGCATCTACATCTAACAAGTTATTGTAGCTAAGTTCTTTACCGTGAAGTTTGGTGAAGATCTCATCAAAATTTCCGAAGAAGAATCCTTTTTGGTGAGGGTTTTCACCATAGCGCAAGGTCTTACCATTATGTTCACTTATTTTTAGTGAAGCGATCTCATGGTTGGCATTAAAATAATTGAATATTGCAGCATCATAATGAGAAGACACATTGAACGATTTTGCAGCAAATTGCTTGCGATCTTCTTCTGAAGTTTCACCGTTTTTACTGGTAAGCAATTCTAAAAACGCGCTGTAGTCTTCAACTGATGACACACAAACTACATCGGCATAATTTTTAGCGGCTGCTCTAATAAGAGAAATACCTCCAATATCAATTTTTTCAATAATATCTTGATTGGATGCACCAGATGCTACCGTTTTTTCAAACGGGTATAAGTCTACAATGACCAAATCAATTTGTGGAATGTCAAACTCCTCCAATTCTTTCGCGTCACTTGCATTGTTGCCTCGGTTTAAAATACCGCCAAAAACTTTTGGGTGTAAGGTTTTAACACGACCTCCTAAGATAGAAGGATAAGATGTGATATCTTCTACAGCAACAACATCAATTCCTAAGTCTTTAATAAATTTCTCGGTGCCACCGGTGGAATATATGGTGACGTTTTGATCGTGAAGGGCCTTGACAGTTGGTTCAAGTCCATCTTTACTGAATACCGAAATTAATGCAGATTTAATAGTTTTGTTGTTGCTCATGGTGTTGTTTTGTAGTTGTGTGCTTTAGTGAATTGCAAAAATACATATTATCATAGAGTTTGAGGGAGCATGAAATGCAGTTTATTTGTCTTTTTTTGTAACAATAAAGTGTTGAAAACGTCCTATCTTTATTCTGTTAAATCTTAAAAATTTCCATGCTTGTTTATCTACGGTTATTTTCTGAAAGCTTTTCGTTTGCAATCAATGCGTTACGCACTAATAAGTTGCGTACGTTTTTATCGCTTTTAGGCATTACCATCGGGATTTTTTCAATTATTGCGGTTTTGGCCGCTGTTGATTCCTTAGATAAAAGCATCAAGGGGCAAC
Proteins encoded in this window:
- the mrdA gene encoding penicillin-binding protein 2; its protein translation is MRKLLLLITVLTVGIVFIARLFYLQVYIEPVNSLYEDNAIRKVYDYPKRGYVYDRNGELLVANQPSYDVMVIPQEVQPLDTLEFCRLLKITKADFKRIYERAYHYSPWLPSPFVPQLSKKDYAALQEKMRKFEGFYIQKRSLRDYQTSIGANVLGDLGEVNQRTIQEQPYYNLGDLIGKQGVETSYETILRGVKGVKFIQKDRFNKNIGPYKEGIYDTLPQPGKDITITIDAKLQEYGELLMTNKRGGIIAIDPSSGEILAMVSGPSYDPNLLVGRSRSKNYTKLHFDTIAKPLYDRTLLAQYPPGSPFKVMNALIGLQEGVVDTEERFVCRQGYYYNGRRLTGCHHHPSPVNMNAGIAQSCNAYFVNVYRRIIDKYDDAGKGMNVWSDHAKSFGLGNYLGYDLKIGRKGRIPDGDYYDRAYGDNRWGSTYIVSNAIGQGEVETTPIQLANMAAAIGNRGYFYTPHIIKSIEGDTIDSKYTKPRYTTIEKRHFEPVVQGMFDVYNKGTATFLQIPGIDICGKTGTAENFVKIDSVKTQLTDHSIFVAFAPKDNPKIAIAVFVENGYWGSRFAGRMASLMIEKYIKGYITRTDMEDWILTHSLENEYAKPYSGQPFNINGQTQLQVVPNVKSNLDPNTSIPLGSNTPDS
- a CDS encoding rod shape-determining protein; translated protein: MGFFDFLTEEIAIDLGTANTLIIHNDKVVVDSPSIVARDRISGKIIAVGKEANMMQGKTHENIKTIRPLKDGVIADFDASEQMISMFIKNIPALKKKLFTPALRMVVCIPSGITEVEMRAVKESCERVNGKEVYLIHEPMAAAIGIGIDIMQPKGNMIVDIGGGTTEIAVIALGGIVCDKSVKVAGDVFTNDIIYYMRTQHNLYVGDRTAEKIKIQIGAATEDLDLPPEDMSVQGRDLLTGKPKQVQISYREIAKALDKSILRIEDSVMETLSQTPPELAADIYNTGIYLAGGGSMLRGLDKRLSQKTDLPVYIAEDPLRAVVRGTGITLKNLPKFKSVLIK
- the rodA gene encoding rod shape-determining protein RodA, yielding MLRETDRGFRFDWLTIILFLLLVGFGYVNILSASHVGEVTSYFDLNQLYGKHLMFIGLTVILIVLILSVEAKFYERFASIIYIVAMLSLVGLFIFGKDVNGARSWYGIGSMTIQPSEFAKFATALAVAKYMSDLQTNMSTMKDQLKAVGLIILPAALILLQNDAGSTLVYAAFFFVFYREGLQQIYLSIAISIIILAIVALKFGILVTAAMAFIVLFCIYLYRRKKRQALLHSILLLIVSVSFAYSVKLFYENGLKPHQQNRISLWLRLEKDPLKLELMKKEEAYNLIQSEKAISSGGFSGKGFLEGTRTTGKFVPEQHTDYIFSTVGEEWGFLGSALVVVLFMTLIIRVLFLAESQKSQFSRVYGYAVASILFIHFTINTGMVMGLIPTVGIPLPFFSYGGSGLWGFTILLFIFVKLDSNKINEW
- the mreC gene encoding rod shape-determining protein MreC, with translation MQQIINFVIRNKVFLLFLLLFGISLGLTIQSHSYHKSKFINSANFLTGGVYESADDITGYFNLREQNDILVEENSRLRQQLYNNNDSLEENTAFLDSTSYSGVYEFRSARVINNNYSNTKNYLTINVGKNDSVTEDLGVITSKGIVGIIDNTSKNYARVLSVLNTKSKINAQLKSTDHIGSLTWNGKSPQVVQMIDVSKFAPVKQGDTITTGGQSAIFPKGIPIGKIDSFVLDPGGDTYTITVSLFNDMTSLAHAYVIKNIDAAEIRQLENPIDE